AACAGAAAATACCTCTGACCAGCTTCTTAAGGTGGAACTGCTTATTAATACTAATTTTCTACTGGAAATGTTGGAGTAGGGGCTGAAAAGGGTCTCCTGAGCTAGCTGTCTTTTAACAGTAACCTGGCTCTTCAGGTTTCTTTGGGACTGTTCCCCAGCTTAGTCTCTGGCCTGCCACAACCCTCCATTTCTCTTTGCCCTTTTTTCCAGAGCTGAGCATTAGAGGGCCGGCTGGGAGAGTGGGTAAAGTGatcctgtctttaaaaaaaaaaaaaatctcttgctTCTGCCCAAGAGTCAATATGGCTTCTCCCTTTTGGCAGCATGGACTTGATATGCAGAGCTGTCCACCAAAGTGCTTTGGTCAGTCAACTTCTGGTGACATCTTCAGGTTGCGTGTTAATGGTGGCTCCCCTTGGCAGGTTGTAACTCCTCATCAGatctagatggggggggggggaagagtaggTCCTTCTTTTCCTTTTGATGCCTTCACTCCCTCCCTGAAGTAGGTCACACAAATTTAAAAGTTCTGGCTAATGACCCCTGGGCTGTCTTTCTCTTCATTGCAGACATATGTCCCCACGGTTTTTGAGAACTACACAGCGTGCTTAGAGACAGAGGAGCAGCGGGTGGAGCTCAGTCTATGGGATACATCTGGTGAGACGTTTTTCTCCTTTTGGATGTGGTGGGCCAGGCCTACACACCCTGCCAACTGTGCTGCAGTGAAACTGCCTGGGTAGAATAACTTGTAGAACCTACTGTCTGGGAAAGAAGGGATGCATTAGGACTGAAAGTCTGTGGCTGTAAATGATGAAATACACATTTTTCAGTGGCTCCGTGCTTGTGTTGGGATGGAAAAGGGCATCTTGATATCAGCAGTTATGATCAGTGCTTGTTTTGTTCTTCTCTCTTGACCCATCTTAGCTTTGGGTACAGGAGACACTGCAGATGGGTGTAAATTTTtttcacccacctttgctgtcatAAGGTACAGGTGAAGGTTTGCCTAGTCAGAACAGATGGTTTGGAAATGAGTGGGTGTGTATTTCCTTGGTCTTTCGGACTACACTTTGCAAGATGCAGTGCAGTCCTGAGCTCTAAGACTGGAAATGGGGACATCAAACAATTGGTATGCAGAGCCAATGCCTCCTCCTAAGAgagtgactgtgggggggggggatctgcagATGGCTGGAAGAACAGAGACTTTGGACCCTAAAAGTTGGCATTCTGGCCAAATGGAACCAGTCCTGGGAGACTTCCCCTAAAATTGCCCACTTTGGCTTTAAGGTTAGAACATCTGTAAATAAATGCTTTGCTGCTGATGTTCCTTTATTGGATCCATAGATGCTTTCCCCCAACATGAGTCAGAATAAATGCTTATTGctaaagtaattttttaaaaaatgctgttatTAAAAAAACCTTCCCTTCAAGATTTTTGGGATCCTAAAGGTGGTGAAAGATTAATGCTTTTCCTGGGCTTAGTTTTTGCTCTTTTCATTCATTTCTCCTTTGGAATGCAAAGGGGAGGGACTTGCCTATTGTGCATATTGGGAAGGAATGGGGGACAGGGGCTTCAATGGACTTTGctggagaaattgggggtgggggaaggaggaatggggaaacaAGCCACTCACAATAAGGGGCTCTTGAAGGTATTGTGTGTGTAGAGGGGTACAAAGGAGTTACCCTAGCAACTGGGATTGATTGGGGCAGGCAATGGAAGCTCCTGTTGCTTCTGCATCCCCTCCTTTAAAAGGGGCCAGAGGTGGGGGTCCCTGGCTACATGGATCCCCTTTGTTGCCATGGTGATTGTGCTAGTGCAGGGAGGCAGGGGCTGCTTGCTATTCTACGCACGCAGTGTCTGGACTGCAGAAGCATTTTTGGTTGCTGCTGTTTCTCACAGCCCCCCTCCCTGGGATCCAATTGCCTCTTCTTTCCCCTGCACCTAtgcagtaacccccccccccaagctctgagcagttcccccctcccattttgcaAGCATGTCATCCCTTGCACATCTGCAGCCTCCTTTTTCTCTACTCACTGGTGTTGCTAAGCAACCCCCATTCCTCCCTGTCTGTTACATTTCCCTTCCTATCCCTAGATAGTGGGGGCATTGTACTACTCCTGCCCTCAATATTGCTTTGTGGGGAGCCAAGGGGGGAAAAGAAGATGGCTTTGATTTATATAACCCTGGCAAAGCTGTTTCCTCTCTTCAGAGCAGACTGAATACTGAAGGGGTAGGTGGGGGTGAATGAGAGCCATGCAAGAAAGGAACTTGTGTGCCGGCTTCAGGAAACTATTGACTGCTTTATTCTTGctatttttttggtagcagataAGCAGAGAAGTGTCTGATACACCTTTAAAAAGCAGAGTTTAACCTACTCTTATCAGATGATTTttactttcttttattcttttggCCAAGGGGTGAGGGATTTGAGCAACTGTGTAATTTTCCTATCCCCTTTTCCTACAGGATCTCCATACTATGACAATGTACGCCCTCTGTGTTACAGTGACTCAGATGCTGTCCTGCTGTGCTTCgatgtcagccgccctgagaccATGGACAGTGCTCTGAAGAAGGTGAGATCTGTGCACCTGTCCTAGACTAGGTGATACCTGCCTATAAGACTGAACTTTTTAATAGTGGCTTGACTGGATGCATACATTATGGGAAGCAAATATACACTTTAATAAGGAAGCAGTGGTTGACTACACATGTTCAAGGCATTGCCACTTCCTGCTAGGTCACAAAAGCATGTGAGCTCCCAGAGACAATTGCCAACACTATGGATGCTCAGTGGCATGCTGCTGTCTGGAAGAGACTCCAGTACATTTGTATCTACCCCCTGATGGTCCTACTAAGTTTTTATCAAAATATGGTAGCAAAAAAGAATGTGTTTTTGAGTTTAAAGTGACAGATTGACCCACGCTGTCATTTTTCAGATTTTGTTTGCATATGTGTGTTTCTATGTGGGCAATATTAATAATTTTGTAATAGAAGTGATTTGAATGGCTTTGTGCATGCTTTTCATTCTGAATTTCTGTTGAAAATATTTTGAACGTCCTGTGCACTGAAGTGGTAATGTGATTAGTTCTGGAGCAGACATCTATTAACGGTGTCCTCTGAGTAAAAATGTATGGCCAGGTTATCCTTGATTCTCTAACACTGGCATGTATAAAAGTGTGCTGTACTGGCTAGGATGCTATACAAGGACCAAGGAGACGTGGTTCAAATCCATgatgcttgctgagtgaccttgaccCAGCCTTTCTCTAAATCTAAgatacttcacagggttgttgaggaAAAAATTAGAAGAGCCACGTATGTTAATTTGTGCTGCTTTGAGGATAAAAATGCAGTAGATGAACACTGAAATTGTAATGGAGAAAACAGTTGCCAAGGGGAGTAATGTGCCAAATGGTCTGCTAGTAAAAGATGCTGAAGGAGAAAACTTGAGTTGATCAACCCTGCAAGGCACAACAATCCAGCTGTAATGGTAGTTACTGCTGAAGTTAGCATTGGTTTGTTATAGATTAAAAATGGCACGTTAACTTATCATAACTCTGAATCACTGCCTGTGGTATTCATGTCTAAGGGAAAGAAGAGGAACAGTACAGAACTTGAAGAAAATTTCTAATAACACCAAACTGATACTGTGCTTAGAATATCTCTTCTGGTAGCAAGTAACATTGTCTTAAGACATCTTGGTCTGTGATTAGTCCTGATGTTTAGAGGTTTAGGTCTGCTTCCTGTtattttttgcaaaaaaacaaattATTCTTGTCATTTTTAACATGGCCCAGATTTAGAAGCGCTGATGGTATGTGGAATGTAAGTGTTCTTCTTGAGGCATCAAATCTCCTTGTGGAATCAAGAGTGCTTGAGGTTTCCTTTACAGCACTACTTTAAAATCACACACCATTATGGTGATCTTGTTCTTGAATCTTCCCAGTTCATGCAGATGTTAGTAGAGCCCAGAAGGACGAGGTGACTTGAATTGTGATGGCATGGCAACTTCTATACTTGTCAGAATATTCAGGGCTCAAATTACCTTCAAGATGTTTCTTCCTTTCCAGTGGAAGACAGAGATTTTGGACTACTGCCCAAGCACCCGTGTGCTGCTGATTGGCTGCAAGACAGACCTTCGTACTGACCTCAGCACCCTGATGGAGTTGTCCCATCAGAAACAAGCTCCCATCTCTTATGAACAGGTTAGCAACTCATTGCACTGATGTGGATCTGTCACTTGTAATGAAACCTTTTCTTTGGATCACAGTTGTAGTCATTTTTTATGtggtcaagtgatgctctgtgttggCTTACTTGCACTTTGATTATGGTAGCAAGTTTTATTAAATTCAAAATTCCGCACGTTACAGATGCAAGAATTCTTAGGGGATACCACTCCTATGGTATAAGTCTGTAAGAAACCCTTTACACACTGAATCACATGGTATGTTAGCACAAAAAGGTATTTTGAACAATCCTTTtttttgtgctggggggggggacttctgacCCAGGATGCCTCTTTAAAACTATATGTATTGTTATGGGAATCATACAGGGAGTAGAATAACACTACTTGCTTATGactggctgagaacagacgggcattctggggtggctggGAGGCGGCTGAAAGtgggacagctcaaaaagagctgtcccagagCTTCCACACGGTCCCCAGCCATGCGACCCCATCCCAACCCTGAGGCGGCCGGGCATCTCCAcatggggaggcacctcagaagtccctactctgttttttttaatgggttGAATGCTCATGCGCTCATGCTCAGAAGTGCTCTGACTGGCcagtaaaagaaaaaaagctggAACCGGCTTGGCGCTTCCACACAGCCAAGTCGCCTCATGTGCGCCCTTCCCCTTCCAAACGGTGTGGAGGCAAATAGTGGCTGGCCCAAAAATTTGTgaccacttccgaagtggtagctTTTAGGGCCGGGTGGATTGGCCTAGAGGACATGGTCAGTGTGGGAtggggacgggaggcagatgttatGGTCTTCAGGGATTTTTTGGgctgacttcagaggcatctctgagttggcccaaagtgccggtctctACTCAGCCACTGAGTTCCAGATTTTAAAAACGTCTTGAAATCCAGTGGGTTTATACCCATATGTAACCTTACTTCACTTCACAGATGTACTGTGCCGGAACTGGGTTGGCCAGGGCTTTTGGCACACATGCACCTCTACTATATGTCAGTGCAgtcctgaatttcctgcattgtgcagggggttgaactagatgaccctggaagtcccctccaactctattcTTCTATGTCTAGTTGAGGCATACCATGAATGACAGTATTTTGGTGCTTGCAACAGGTGTGTAATCTGTGCATAATTCATGGGTGTATCCAAAATGCAGTTCACCTGCAGAACTCTACTATGGAAACCTTTGCATTTCCTATATGGTATTTTATTGTTCAGCAAGTGCCATGGGAAATCCCACAGGAATGGGAGAAACCTGATTGGAAAAGATGGTGTGGGGAGGAGGGCTTTGAACTGAACCACACAAATCCCACATCCCCAACCATTAAAGGACACTTTTTGACAGTATTAAAAGAGGATCACAGGTAAATGCAGATGCCTAGAGGCTCACATTATAGACAAGGTTCACATTAGCCCCAGTGTTTTAAATTGAACTGCCTTAGCAGTAGTGGGTAATGATGATGATACTTCTCTCTCAAGAAACAGCCACATTCCCCATTCCAGTGAATTCTCAAGTTCCCGGATAAAAAGCAAGAGATTTGTTGTTTCCCAAACTGCATAACTGTGGGGCACTGGGCTGGTTCATGGAAGCATTTAGTATAATGAAGTCCAGGCACAGTAGAAATGACTTGCCATGTGAAGGTACCATGCAGATATTGCTCTGTGTAGTGTAATTGTTACCAAAATGCTAGTGCCATCAGGTGTGCTGAGAGCAATCTTCTGTGTCATGTTGTTTTTTTCCCTGGTTCTGATGCCTTTCCTTTAGGTCTGCTGGCTGGTTTTTATGTTCTCTGCTCTCTCTTTGCAGGGTTGTGCTGTAGCCAAGCAGCTTGGAGCAGAGACATATCTGGAGTGTTCTGCATTCACGTCGGAGAAGAGTGTGCACAGCATCTTCCGGACAGCGGCATCTATCTGCCTCAGCAAGGCTGGCCCCCAGCCTCCCAAGAGTCCAGCCCGAAGCTTTCCCAAGAGACTGCTCCGCTTACCCAGCCGATCTGAGCTCATCTCTTCCACTTTcaaaaaagagaaaacaaaaagctGCTCTGTCATGTGAAGGGCCAACCCACTTCTGGGAACAGagggtagtggtggtggtagaaCAGCCATGGACTTCGGGCCTTCCATTTGGCCCttctggggcagggaggggggctgCCTGGCTCCCATGGGCCAGGCCTGGAGAATCCAGAAAGATCAAaatccccaccccaccaccaccaccaccactccaacTTCAGCAGGCCTGTCCATCCTTTCCACATTGCAAACGCTTCCCCACCATGCAGCTGCAATGTGCGCTTCCAGATAGACATGAGGGGGAAATTAGAGTTTGGCTGGACAGCAAGGGTGAAGGCTGGCCCAAGGCACGGCCTGCTCGTGAAGGCCCTTGAGGGCTGACGTTGCACCATCTTGGACAGTAATGGCTCCAGTGGCTGTTCCATGTGTCTGAGGGTTTCAAAAGTATCCTCCCCTTCTGACACAGTTAATAATCTCCCATTGGCCCCAGTCCCCTTCTCCATCTGCTGCTTGTCTCGTTTGCCTGTCTGAAGCAGGCTGATTGCagatacctctccctccccctccctttgggTGCCCTCCCTTTCATCTCTTCTCGAGTGGAGGTGTCTGTGTGTCCTCTTCTCCCTCAGGAGATGAtcgggtggtggtgggagaaggGAGTGACTGTTTTATAGACATTGTCTCTTTGTGCGTGGAAGAaatatgggggagggaaggggagggaaaatcTGTTAAATGTTCAGTGTTATTAAAAGGAAACCTTATTTATTAATGAAAAAATATAATGCAGATTAACAGCCTATTCCAAGGGGGTTTTGTATTTGTCTTTTTCACTCGTGGACTTTCCCAGGTGTGAGTAATGCAGAAGAAAGGGGCTTACAGATACCAGGCCAAGATGAAGCATGGATTTTCAACTATCACCACCACCTTTAAGAAACCTGGCTTATATCCAAAACTGTTTATAGAGGCCATCATTCAGAGGGTGTGTgcatgctttgcatgtagaagtcCCCAAGTTCAATTCTAGGCTTTTCCAGTTAAATCTTGAGGTGTGGAACTAGTAATGATGTCTGCCTGAGGTTTTGCAGAAGCACTGCTGGTATTATGATTCTGTATAGGGAAGTTATGTATGTTCGTATCTAGCCCCTTTGTTACCTTCTTGATCTGAGCCTGCAGGGCAGTTTTTCAAACTCTGCCATAGTGAACCTCCCTGATTATAACTGAAAACTAGACTTCTTGAGTATAAATCTGGTCATCTTGGGCTGAGTTTGTTCAGGTGTTAATTGGCAATGCTATGCATTGGTTCTAAGACAGTATGCAAAGGAAGTAGGGAATCTTGAATCCTGAGATGGATGCCTCTACTGGTGGTTCAATCTGGTTGCTTAAGTTCGggcgggatgtgtgtgtgtgtgtgtgtgtaatttgcaCAACATTCCTACCTTCCAAGGACCTTTGTGCCTTCCTGTGATGGGAGAAGGGCATGGTGAAGACACAGATTTAGTATGTGAAAGGTGATGGCCATTTCTGCCTTCCCAGGTAGCCTTACCTAGTGTGCTGATTAGCTTCATATATCCActgatgtgggggggggtgtgTATGCTTGTGTTGCCAGGTCTTATCTCTCTTGAATTTGTTGTATCTCTGTTTATTGGTAGTAGTTGGAACAATTTCAGTGGATGGCTTCTTTGGAAGCTGCCATTGTCTGTCCCAGTTTACTCCAGCAAGGCTAAAAATGTTAGGATTCAATGCATAAGAATATGGTTTGATCAATGGCTTTCAAGCAGTCTGTTTCTACCTTAACCTGTTTGAATAGAACTTGTGTTATACTGAATTCTGGGGCATGTTTTAGAGTGCACAATAAATTCATGTGACTCGGTTGATTGGCCTAGTGGTAAGGTACCCTGGAATGTATCCACCAATCTCCTGCCACTGGAAGATAACTAATGACAGATATGCTTCTAGTGAATCTTTTCTACCGCTACTAGTCTTCTAATTAGGGATCTGGTAACAGTTTAATTCTACTGCCTGACTAAGGTTCCAAATGATCAGACCTAGCAGAGAATGGAGCTGTTGCCCTCCAGATTGCAGGGCATATCTATCAAAAACCAAACGGGAGAAGGTTATAAAGAAGAATCTTACAACCAAAATACACAAAGTCAATAATCCTCAAAAAGACAATACAATTCAACAATTTATATCAGAAATTcatatatcaaaaatacatcctcAATGTCTCTTGCATTAATATGCCAACACAGTCCTCATGTATGCCAGCTGACACAAACTAGATCAAAAATTCTCCTTTATATATTCCAAAATCCAAAGATCACAATTCCAAATTCTGCTGGAACCTTTGGTCCATTTGGAGTTTGAAATTTTGATCTTTGG
This region of Heteronotia binoei isolate CCM8104 ecotype False Entrance Well chromosome 13, APGP_CSIRO_Hbin_v1, whole genome shotgun sequence genomic DNA includes:
- the RND1 gene encoding rho-related GTP-binding protein Rho6, with product MRERRALQPAVARCKLVLVGDVHCGKTAMLQVLAKDCYPETYVPTVFENYTACLETEEQRVELSLWDTSGSPYYDNVRPLCYSDSDAVLLCFDVSRPETMDSALKKWKTEILDYCPSTRVLLIGCKTDLRTDLSTLMELSHQKQAPISYEQGCAVAKQLGAETYLECSAFTSEKSVHSIFRTAASICLSKAGPQPPKSPARSFPKRLLRLPSRSELISSTFKKEKTKSCSVM